One Yoonia sp. BS5-3 genomic window carries:
- the nqrE gene encoding NADH:ubiquinone reductase (Na(+)-transporting) subunit E, with protein sequence MEAYLALAVKAIFVENLALSFFLGMCTFIAVSKKISTAIGLGISVMIVQSITVPANNLILTYLLAPGALSWAGFSDVDLTFLGLISYIGVIAALVQILEMVLDKYFPPLYNALGVFLPLITVNCAILGGSLFMVERGYNFGESVTYGVSSGFGWALAITAMAGVREKLKYSDIPDGLQGLGITFITAGLMAMAFMSFSGVKL encoded by the coding sequence ATGGAAGCCTATCTTGCTCTTGCCGTTAAGGCGATCTTTGTTGAAAATCTGGCGCTGTCCTTCTTCTTGGGGATGTGTACCTTCATCGCGGTGTCCAAGAAAATCTCAACCGCGATTGGGCTTGGGATATCCGTGATGATCGTGCAATCGATCACGGTGCCGGCGAATAACCTGATCCTGACCTATCTGCTGGCGCCCGGTGCGCTTTCCTGGGCTGGTTTCTCGGATGTGGATCTGACCTTTCTGGGCCTGATTTCCTATATCGGGGTGATCGCGGCGCTGGTGCAGATCCTTGAGATGGTTCTGGATAAGTATTTCCCCCCGCTCTACAATGCGTTGGGCGTGTTTTTGCCCCTGATTACAGTAAACTGCGCGATCCTGGGTGGATCTCTGTTCATGGTCGAGCGTGGCTATAACTTTGGCGAAAGCGTCACCTACGGGGTGTCTTCCGGTTTTGGCTGGGCCTTGGCCATCACCGCAATGGCGGGCGTGCGCGAAAAGCTGAAATATTCGGACATTCCCGATGGCCTGCAAGGGCTGGGGATTACCTTTATCACCGCCGGACTGATGGCCATGGCCTTCATGTCTTTCTCTGGCGTGAAACTGTAA
- the nqrF gene encoding NADH:ubiquinone reductase (Na(+)-transporting) subunit F produces the protein MATFSLGILLFTIIVLALVSVILAARSKLVSSGNVNITINGEKTISVPAGGKLLQTLAEQKLFVPSACGGGGTCAQCRVRIHEGGGSILPTEESHITKREAACGDRLSCQVAVKQDMQVEVPEEVFGVKKWECTVRSNENVATFIKNLVLELPEGEDVNFRAGGYIQIEAPAHALEYKEFDVQEEYREDWDKFNLWQYKSTVSEPIERAYSMANYPDEKGLIMLNVRVASPPPGSDVPPGQMSSYIFNLKPGDKVTISGPFGEFFARDTQKEMVFIGGGAGMAPMRSHIFDQLKRLKNRDRKITFWYGARSKKEMFFVEDFDELAKEFPNFTWHVALSDALPEDDWKGYTGFIHNVLHDEYLKDHPAPEDCEFYMCGPPIMNSSCINMLLDLGVDREDIMLDDFGG, from the coding sequence ATGGCAACCTTTAGTCTTGGTATCCTTCTATTTACCATCATCGTTCTGGCGCTGGTGTCGGTCATCCTGGCCGCCCGGTCCAAGCTGGTGTCCAGCGGCAACGTGAACATCACCATCAACGGGGAAAAGACGATCTCAGTCCCTGCGGGTGGCAAGCTGCTGCAAACGCTGGCGGAACAGAAACTGTTCGTGCCATCCGCCTGCGGCGGCGGCGGAACCTGCGCCCAATGCCGTGTGCGCATCCATGAAGGGGGCGGGTCGATCCTGCCGACCGAGGAAAGCCACATTACCAAGCGTGAAGCAGCTTGCGGCGATCGTTTGTCCTGTCAGGTGGCCGTCAAGCAAGACATGCAGGTCGAAGTCCCCGAAGAGGTGTTCGGCGTCAAAAAGTGGGAATGCACGGTGCGCTCCAACGAAAACGTGGCGACCTTTATCAAAAACCTGGTGCTGGAACTGCCCGAAGGGGAAGATGTGAACTTCCGTGCGGGCGGCTATATCCAGATTGAAGCGCCTGCGCATGCGCTTGAATACAAGGAATTTGATGTTCAGGAAGAGTACCGGGAAGACTGGGACAAGTTTAACTTGTGGCAGTACAAATCGACCGTATCCGAACCGATTGAGCGCGCCTATTCCATGGCCAATTACCCCGATGAAAAGGGCTTGATCATGCTGAACGTGCGGGTCGCCTCCCCTCCTCCGGGCAGCGACGTGCCTCCGGGACAGATGTCGTCTTACATCTTCAACCTCAAGCCCGGCGACAAGGTCACGATCTCTGGCCCGTTTGGTGAATTCTTTGCCCGCGATACGCAAAAAGAAATGGTCTTTATCGGCGGCGGTGCAGGCATGGCCCCGATGCGCAGCCATATCTTTGACCAGCTCAAGCGCCTGAAAAACCGGGATCGGAAAATCACCTTCTGGTACGGTGCGCGCTCCAAGAAAGAGATGTTCTTTGTCGAAGACTTCGACGAGCTGGCAAAAGAATTTCCAAACTTCACCTGGCATGTCGCCCTTTCAGACGCGCTGCCCGAGGATGATTGGAAAGGCTATACCGGCTTCATCCACAACGTGCTGCATGATGAATATCTCAAGGACCATCCGGCACCCGAGGATTGCGAATTCTACATGTGTGGCCCGCCCATCATGAACTCATCCTGCATTAACATGCTGCTCGATCTGGGCGTCGACCGTGAAGATATCATGCTGGACGATTTCGGCGGCTAA
- a CDS encoding LysR family transcriptional regulator, with the protein MALSLRAMRYVQAALQHGSITGAAETVNVTPSAIAAALDQAEKAFGVALVTRARAKGIFPTAAGRDVGRRIDDLLERYDTLLTDVSDLQSGLSGNLAIGYNAPIAPAFLPTLAAQIVSSQQDVTFTFTEGDNDAVKKGLLDGKFDMILFVEDLPNPQIETQPLLFAPTYCLCPADHPLAQNETVHVSQIVTEPLILLDRPAAREYYYDVLDQDGHDLRIVATANSTEMVRSLVASGIGISLLNMKPADMATYAGPSIRCLPISGRTSGVTLSLGFAPGPKRGLVQLFTEACTAFCEGKLGEQLIVRVDK; encoded by the coding sequence ATGGCTCTGTCCCTCCGCGCCATGCGCTACGTCCAGGCTGCGTTGCAGCACGGTAGTATTACAGGCGCTGCGGAAACCGTGAATGTAACACCATCGGCTATTGCCGCCGCGTTGGATCAAGCTGAGAAGGCCTTTGGAGTGGCACTCGTCACCCGTGCGCGCGCGAAGGGGATATTCCCAACGGCAGCGGGCCGGGACGTTGGGCGGCGTATTGATGATTTATTGGAACGGTACGATACATTGCTAACAGATGTATCGGATCTGCAATCGGGCCTCTCGGGCAACTTGGCAATCGGATACAACGCGCCGATCGCCCCCGCCTTCTTGCCGACGTTGGCGGCGCAGATCGTCTCTTCTCAACAGGACGTGACGTTTACATTTACCGAAGGCGACAACGATGCCGTCAAAAAGGGACTATTGGACGGCAAGTTTGATATGATCTTGTTTGTTGAAGACCTGCCTAATCCTCAGATCGAAACGCAGCCGCTGCTTTTTGCGCCGACCTATTGTTTGTGCCCGGCAGATCATCCACTTGCGCAGAACGAAACCGTTCATGTCTCACAGATCGTGACCGAACCCCTGATCTTATTGGACCGGCCCGCAGCACGCGAATATTATTACGATGTTCTTGATCAAGACGGTCATGATCTGCGCATCGTTGCGACCGCTAACTCAACTGAGATGGTACGATCACTTGTCGCTTCAGGAATTGGAATTTCGTTGTTGAACATGAAACCGGCAGACATGGCGACCTATGCCGGGCCCAGCATACGGTGCCTTCCGATCTCCGGCAGGACAAGCGGCGTCACCCTGTCATTGGGGTTTGCACCAGGACCGAAACGAGGACTAGTTCAATTGTTCACAGAGGCCTGCACGGCCTTTTGTGAAGGAAAACTGGGCGAACAGCTGATCGTACGCGTCGATAAATGA
- a CDS encoding NADH:ubiquinone reductase (Na(+)-transporting) subunit D: protein MAHKRREMLVDPLVDNNPITLQVLGICSALAVTSSLQVALVMTIAVTLVTGFSSMFISMIRNHIPSSIRIIVQMVIIASLVILVDQVLKAYAFEISKTLSVFVGLIITNCIVMGRAEAFAMKNPPLDSFIDGVGNGLGYGLILMLVGFIRELFGSGSLFGITVLPTVNNGGWYVPNGMLLLPPSAFFIIGLIIWAFRSWKPAQVEEREYKIQTVDAH, encoded by the coding sequence ATGGCCCATAAACGCAGAGAAATGCTGGTCGATCCATTGGTCGACAACAACCCGATCACCTTGCAGGTCTTGGGGATTTGTTCGGCACTCGCGGTGACCTCATCACTGCAAGTGGCGCTGGTGATGACCATCGCGGTGACTTTGGTGACCGGGTTCTCATCGATGTTCATCTCGATGATCCGCAACCATATCCCAAGCTCGATCCGGATCATCGTGCAGATGGTGATCATTGCCTCGCTGGTGATCCTGGTGGATCAGGTGCTCAAGGCTTACGCGTTTGAGATTTCCAAGACGCTGTCGGTCTTTGTCGGGCTGATCATCACAAACTGTATCGTGATGGGCCGGGCCGAGGCCTTTGCCATGAAAAACCCGCCCCTGGACAGCTTTATCGATGGTGTCGGCAACGGGCTTGGCTATGGGCTGATCCTGATGCTTGTCGGCTTCATTCGCGAGCTGTTCGGCTCGGGCAGCCTGTTTGGCATTACGGTGTTGCCAACGGTCAACAATGGCGGCTGGTATGTGCCCAACGGCATGCTGCTGCTGCCGCCATCCGCCTTCTTCATCATCGGGCTGATCATCTGGGCCTTCCGGTCCTGGAAACCTGCCCAGGTGGAAGAGCGCGAATATAAAATTCAAACGGTGGATGCACACTGA
- a CDS encoding Na(+)-translocating NADH-quinone reductase subunit A, whose protein sequence is MTQFKLRKGLDLPISGAPDATIHASEKVASVGIIGQDYIDLKPTISVAEGDTVVPGSPILTDKRSPDVKVVSPVAGRVRSINRGARRKLISVVIDIDEKAGTAIDFSKIGDSATREGITERLCASGLWTSFRTRPYSKVPAPDSSPIAIYVTAMDTEPLAADPRLAISEDAEAFAKGLETVAALTDGTTYLCHAPGDALPGADLPGVRAASFDGPHPAGLAGTHMHFLTPPTAEKSVWTIGYQDVIFIGRLMLTGIYDPRCIVALTGPACKEPRLVRTVAGASLPDLCANDLPDYPVRMISGSVLSGRAGADADGYLGRHARQITLIEEDKKQIPMGWIRPMASKFAVQPVLGSAMAKTAFPLTSNLNGGRRAMVPLGTFEELMPQDYLPTQLLRALLVMDTDQAQLLGALELDEEDLGLVGFACPAKYEYGMALRDSLTKIEKEG, encoded by the coding sequence TTGACGCAATTCAAGCTGCGCAAAGGATTAGACCTACCGATTTCGGGTGCCCCCGACGCGACTATTCATGCGTCTGAAAAGGTGGCTTCTGTTGGAATCATCGGACAGGATTACATCGACCTAAAGCCAACAATTTCAGTCGCTGAGGGCGATACGGTTGTCCCAGGCTCACCCATTCTGACAGATAAAAGATCACCTGATGTAAAGGTCGTCTCGCCTGTTGCAGGGCGGGTCCGTTCGATCAATCGCGGTGCGCGGCGCAAGCTGATCAGCGTTGTCATCGATATTGATGAAAAAGCGGGCACAGCGATTGATTTCAGCAAGATCGGCGATTCTGCCACCCGCGAGGGTATCACTGAACGGCTTTGCGCATCTGGGTTGTGGACGTCGTTCCGCACCCGGCCCTATTCCAAGGTTCCTGCCCCCGATAGCAGCCCGATCGCCATCTATGTCACCGCCATGGATACCGAGCCTTTGGCCGCTGACCCGCGTCTGGCGATCAGCGAAGATGCCGAAGCCTTTGCGAAGGGTCTGGAAACTGTCGCAGCCCTGACCGATGGCACCACTTATCTGTGCCACGCACCCGGCGATGCATTGCCCGGTGCCGATCTGCCTGGGGTTCGGGCAGCATCATTTGATGGCCCCCACCCGGCCGGTCTGGCGGGCACGCATATGCACTTCCTGACGCCGCCCACGGCAGAGAAATCCGTTTGGACCATCGGCTATCAGGACGTGATCTTTATCGGGCGGCTGATGCTGACGGGTATTTATGACCCGCGCTGTATTGTCGCGCTGACCGGACCGGCCTGCAAAGAACCGCGGTTGGTGCGGACCGTCGCGGGGGCCTCGCTGCCCGATCTGTGCGCCAATGATCTGCCCGATTATCCGGTGCGGATGATTTCCGGCTCGGTGCTCAGCGGGCGTGCAGGGGCTGATGCTGATGGCTATTTAGGCCGCCATGCAAGGCAAATCACGCTGATTGAAGAAGACAAAAAGCAGATCCCCATGGGCTGGATCCGCCCGATGGCGTCAAAATTTGCGGTGCAGCCGGTGCTAGGCTCAGCCATGGCAAAAACGGCCTTTCCGTTGACCTCAAACCTGAATGGCGGGCGCCGCGCGATGGTGCCACTGGGCACGTTTGAAGAATTGATGCCGCAAGATTACTTGCCAACGCAGCTTTTGCGCGCACTTCTTGTGATGGACACCGATCAGGCGCAGCTTTTGGGCGCACTTGAATTGGATGAAGAGGACCTTGGCCTTGTCGGCTTTGCCTGTCCTGCAAAATATGAATACGGGATGGCGCTTCGGGATAGCCTGACCAAGATCGAGAAGGAAGGATAA
- a CDS encoding Na(+)-translocating NADH-quinone reductase subunit C, which yields MPDDEQQTAPKGMIKKFLALPADSVGKTFVVAVAVCLVASMVVSAAAVALRPAQAVNALKDKQINILQVAGIYDPSIDVLEAFEAFEPHVLDLETGEFTDAFDPATFDDRAAADDPATSEALEEDPAGIGRQSDYVTVYLLRDDAGAIDKVILPIHGYGLWSTLYGFIALEENGNDVFGLQFYDHAETPGLGAEVDNPRWRALWSGARLRDDNGDLQITVAKTAPAAGDEYHIDALAGATLTSVGVDNLIKFWMGESGYAPFLENLKAGGV from the coding sequence ATGCCTGATGATGAACAGCAAACCGCGCCAAAAGGCATGATCAAAAAATTCCTGGCCCTGCCCGCCGATTCCGTTGGAAAGACCTTCGTTGTTGCGGTGGCGGTGTGTCTGGTAGCGTCCATGGTGGTTTCCGCTGCGGCGGTGGCGCTGCGCCCCGCACAGGCCGTGAATGCGCTGAAAGACAAGCAGATCAACATCCTGCAGGTCGCCGGTATCTACGACCCGTCGATTGACGTGCTTGAGGCCTTTGAAGCGTTTGAGCCCCATGTGCTTGACCTGGAAACAGGTGAGTTCACCGACGCGTTTGATCCGGCAACCTTTGATGATCGCGCGGCAGCCGATGATCCGGCCACATCCGAAGCGCTGGAAGAAGATCCCGCAGGGATCGGGCGGCAGTCGGACTATGTGACGGTCTATCTGCTGCGCGATGACGCAGGTGCGATCGACAAGGTGATCTTGCCCATCCACGGTTACGGTCTGTGGTCCACGCTGTACGGGTTCATCGCGCTCGAAGAGAACGGCAATGATGTCTTTGGCCTGCAATTCTATGATCATGCCGAGACACCCGGGCTGGGGGCTGAGGTGGACAACCCGCGCTGGCGTGCCCTTTGGTCTGGTGCGCGGCTGCGCGACGACAATGGTGATCTACAGATCACCGTCGCCAAAACCGCCCCTGCCGCTGGCGACGAATACCATATCGATGCGCTTGCGGGCGCGACGCTGACCTCGGTTGGGGTCGATAACCTGATCAAATTCTGGATGGGCGAATCTGGCTATGCGCCTTTCCTTGAAAATCTCAAAGCGGGAGGCGTGTAA
- a CDS encoding DMT family transporter — MIQMEMNRAPLVGPFYFITAGALFAGSNTAVQGAGMLHGVPAPTIAFWQYAIALVAVLPLLWRAGLRTQHLVAHIGRVVLAAIGVQLWISGLAHVPIWQAVALILTSPVFVTLGAWIFLREQMTAPRIVALLAGAFGGCIILAPWHDDFTFAAVLPVAAAAFWAASSLIAKRLTATESAGTLTLYLFVLLVPINFALSWQAGFAVGASGLWLVALAGLAVAAAQYLLVRAYVLCDAAYLQPFDHLKLPLNVMLGLIFFGFAPAGTMWIGAAIIIVASAWLLREEA, encoded by the coding sequence ATGATCCAGATGGAAATGAACCGGGCGCCACTTGTTGGGCCTTTCTATTTTATCACCGCCGGGGCGCTGTTCGCAGGGTCCAACACGGCGGTGCAGGGGGCCGGAATGCTGCATGGCGTTCCCGCCCCGACAATCGCCTTTTGGCAATATGCGATTGCGCTGGTTGCGGTTTTGCCGCTGCTATGGCGTGCCGGATTGCGGACCCAGCATCTGGTGGCGCATATCGGGCGGGTGGTCTTGGCGGCCATTGGGGTCCAGCTTTGGATTTCCGGCCTCGCGCATGTGCCGATCTGGCAGGCGGTCGCTTTGATCCTGACCTCGCCCGTGTTTGTCACTTTGGGAGCCTGGATTTTCCTGCGCGAGCAGATGACGGCCCCGCGGATTGTCGCATTGCTTGCAGGGGCGTTCGGGGGCTGCATCATTCTGGCACCATGGCATGATGATTTCACCTTCGCCGCCGTCTTGCCCGTGGCGGCGGCCGCATTCTGGGCCGCATCATCGCTTATCGCGAAACGCCTGACCGCGACCGAGAGCGCTGGCACCCTGACCTTGTATCTTTTTGTCCTGCTAGTGCCTATCAATTTCGCCCTGTCTTGGCAGGCAGGCTTTGCTGTAGGCGCGTCAGGGCTGTGGCTGGTGGCCCTGGCCGGGCTCGCGGTCGCGGCGGCGCAATATCTGTTGGTGCGCGCCTATGTGCTTTGCGACGCGGCCTATTTGCAGCCCTTTGATCATCTCAAACTACCGCTGAATGTGATGCTTGGCCTTATTTTCTTTGGCTTTGCGCCAGCGGGGACGATGTGGATCGGCGCTGCGATCATCATCGTAGCAAGTGCCTGGCTGTTGAGGGAAGAGGCTTGA
- a CDS encoding DUF2235 domain-containing protein, producing the protein MRKLIVCCDGTWNTPHNMDGGTPAPTNVYKFYTAITGSDQQLKYYRSGVGTNGSRLRKYSGGALGYGIDDDIKSPFKWLCDHYRGPTKDQIFVCGFSRGAYTVRSLGGLIGKVGLLDHTSADLTEPEKWEAVTAAYNYYRQRSDTAPPQEGSHEDVPIRFMGVFDTVGALGIPPDLNFMRRMFNRRKYQFHDTVLGQGVKTARHAVAMDERRFSFTPTLWTKIDSKRDIKQIWFPGVHGDIGGSYAQAGLGDITLDWMITEAAKCGLDFQERFLDQLSPDDRGLLHDSVQGGFKWLRTQPRAVPDVNSTKYVHASARRRLAKPPITQSDYWPTGKLKKGAAPVTRTIGAKHRWCATGLYLEKGATYHFEASGEWLDKSLKSGPEGLKNSFQAAGHAVLAGVGRLKRALFSIEDDQTSRAILSRRQDQWPWFALVGVIANGERQLKPGVPEEQDTEPPTHQPFLIGARAGPVVPRESGYLYCYPNDAWHFYGNNRGKMTLTIRRE; encoded by the coding sequence ATGCGTAAGTTGATTGTTTGCTGTGATGGCACCTGGAATACCCCGCATAATATGGATGGCGGCACACCGGCGCCTACAAATGTCTACAAATTTTATACCGCGATCACGGGCAGTGATCAGCAGTTGAAATATTACCGTAGCGGCGTTGGCACGAATGGCAGCAGATTGCGGAAATATTCAGGCGGGGCGCTGGGATACGGGATTGATGACGATATCAAAAGCCCGTTCAAATGGCTTTGCGATCATTATCGTGGCCCGACCAAAGATCAGATTTTCGTCTGCGGTTTTAGCCGCGGGGCCTATACTGTGCGCAGCCTCGGGGGGCTGATTGGCAAGGTTGGTCTTCTTGATCACACCAGCGCAGACCTGACCGAGCCCGAAAAATGGGAGGCTGTGACCGCCGCCTATAATTACTATCGCCAACGTAGCGACACCGCCCCCCCGCAAGAGGGCAGCCATGAAGACGTGCCGATCCGGTTTATGGGGGTTTTTGACACTGTCGGGGCGCTGGGGATCCCGCCCGATCTGAACTTTATGCGGCGCATGTTCAATCGCCGAAAATACCAGTTCCATGATACTGTTCTGGGGCAGGGTGTTAAAACCGCGCGCCATGCGGTTGCCATGGATGAGCGTCGTTTCTCGTTCACGCCCACCTTGTGGACCAAGATCGACAGTAAACGCGATATCAAGCAAATTTGGTTCCCGGGCGTGCATGGCGATATTGGCGGCTCTTACGCACAGGCGGGGCTTGGGGATATCACGCTGGACTGGATGATAACTGAGGCGGCCAAATGCGGGTTGGATTTTCAGGAACGTTTCCTTGATCAGCTGTCACCGGATGATCGGGGGCTATTGCACGATTCTGTGCAAGGCGGTTTCAAATGGTTGCGCACCCAGCCGCGCGCTGTACCTGATGTGAACAGTACGAAATATGTGCACGCCTCGGCGCGCCGCCGGTTGGCGAAACCGCCGATCACCCAATCCGATTATTGGCCGACCGGAAAGTTGAAAAAGGGCGCAGCGCCGGTCACCCGAACCATTGGTGCAAAACACCGTTGGTGCGCGACCGGTCTTTATCTGGAGAAGGGGGCGACGTATCATTTTGAGGCGTCGGGCGAATGGCTGGATAAATCCCTGAAAAGCGGCCCGGAGGGGCTCAAGAACAGCTTTCAAGCCGCCGGGCATGCCGTCCTTGCAGGGGTAGGGCGTTTGAAGCGGGCGCTGTTTTCGATAGAGGATGATCAGACCAGCCGGGCGATCCTGTCGCGTCGTCAGGACCAGTGGCCGTGGTTTGCCTTGGTGGGCGTGATTGCCAATGGTGAGCGGCAGCTAAAGCCGGGCGTACCGGAAGAGCAGGATACAGAACCGCCCACGCATCAACCCTTTCTGATCGGCGCGCGAGCGGGCCCTGTGGTCCCGCGTGAAAGCGGCTATCTGTATTGCTACCCCAATGATGCCTGGCACTTTTACGGGAATAATCGGGGAAAGATGACCCTGACAATCCGCAGGGAATAA
- a CDS encoding FAD:protein FMN transferase — protein MSKTTTISRRTLLGMTLALAACKKRGQVIEIMGLSMGTTYNVAIVDHDDQFDKNEIRTAIDSALAGFNSKLSNWESDSEIARFNAAAAQMPVTMSDELSQVMQASAYVNAASEGRFDTTIGPLIELWGFGAPGAAEMPNPDAVARAIEMSGQANMLSLGAGQMAKRQDHAQVYLAGIGKGYGADYIGQVLERFGATDYMVEIGGDLYASGRNPDGMPWQIGIETPNAADRSVIDIVGLSGLGLATSGDYRNYFEVDGQRYSHLIDPATGYPVTHNTTSATVLDENAMLADAWSTAMLILGREKGLEIAEANGVAVQFIELDRAGGAPTYKTTLSPQFEALTA, from the coding sequence TTGAGCAAGACGACAACAATTTCCCGCCGCACGCTTCTTGGCATGACATTGGCACTGGCCGCATGCAAGAAACGTGGCCAAGTTATTGAAATCATGGGTCTATCCATGGGTACGACATATAATGTCGCCATTGTGGATCATGATGATCAATTCGACAAAAACGAAATCAGAACCGCAATCGATTCTGCGCTCGCTGGCTTCAATAGCAAGCTGTCGAACTGGGAAAGCGATTCTGAGATTGCGCGCTTTAATGCCGCAGCTGCACAAATGCCGGTCACAATGTCGGATGAATTGTCGCAGGTGATGCAGGCATCGGCCTATGTAAATGCCGCCAGCGAGGGCCGTTTTGACACCACTATCGGCCCGCTGATTGAACTTTGGGGCTTTGGCGCACCCGGCGCGGCCGAGATGCCAAATCCCGACGCGGTTGCCCGCGCTATTGAGATGTCAGGTCAAGCCAACATGCTGTCCCTGGGCGCGGGCCAAATGGCGAAGCGTCAGGACCATGCGCAGGTTTACCTTGCCGGGATCGGGAAGGGCTACGGCGCTGACTATATCGGTCAGGTCCTCGAACGCTTTGGCGCGACTGATTATATGGTTGAGATCGGCGGTGACCTTTATGCATCTGGCCGCAACCCTGATGGGATGCCTTGGCAGATTGGGATTGAGACACCGAACGCGGCTGATCGCAGCGTGATTGATATTGTCGGTCTGTCCGGTCTTGGTCTGGCCACTTCGGGCGACTACCGCAATTATTTTGAGGTAGATGGTCAGCGCTATTCGCATCTGATCGATCCGGCGACTGGCTATCCGGTGACGCATAACACCACATCCGCAACCGTGCTGGATGAGAATGCGATGCTGGCGGATGCCTGGTCGACCGCGATGCTGATCCTGGGCCGTGAAAAAGGGCTTGAGATCGCTGAAGCCAATGGCGTGGCCGTGCAGTTCATCGAGCTTGATCGCGCGGGCGGGGCACCTACCTATAAGACAACGCTCAGCCCTCAATTTGAGGCTCTGACCGCGTAA
- a CDS encoding NADH:ubiquinone reductase (Na(+)-transporting) subunit B, translating into MGLRNFFDSIEPHFEKGGKWEKYFPIYEMVESFLYTPKTVTTAAPHARSYIDMKRIMTYVVLATIPCILMALYNTGYQTNLAIAEFGASGWRAWIIETLGIGFNYNNPFANMLHGLLYFLPIYITTLVAGGIFEVIFATVRKHEVNEGFLVSSMLYTLILPATTPLWQVALGIIFGVVIGKEVFGGTGKNFLNPALTGRAFLYFAYPAQLSGDSVWVPVDGFTGATALAVSASDGFQALAARGMTWWDSFLGFVPGSLGETSTLAALLGLAFLLATKIANYRMVLGCLGGMIGFSLLLNLIGSDTNPMFAMPWYWHLVLGGYAFGLVFMVTEPVSGAHTNMGRYIYGALIGVMVVMIRVINPAFPEGMMLAILFGNVFAPLIDHFVVQANIKRRAKRHA; encoded by the coding sequence ATGGGATTGCGCAACTTCTTTGACTCCATTGAGCCGCATTTTGAAAAGGGCGGCAAATGGGAGAAGTATTTCCCGATCTATGAAATGGTCGAGAGCTTTCTATACACCCCCAAAACAGTGACCACCGCCGCGCCCCATGCGCGGTCTTACATCGATATGAAGCGGATCATGACCTATGTGGTTCTGGCGACGATCCCCTGCATTTTGATGGCGCTGTATAACACTGGGTATCAGACGAACCTGGCGATTGCCGAATTCGGTGCATCGGGCTGGCGTGCCTGGATCATTGAGACGCTGGGCATCGGGTTCAACTACAACAACCCCTTCGCCAATATGTTGCATGGGCTGCTGTATTTCTTGCCGATTTACATCACCACATTGGTGGCCGGCGGTATTTTTGAGGTGATCTTTGCCACCGTCCGCAAGCATGAGGTGAATGAAGGTTTCCTTGTCTCCTCAATGCTTTACACACTGATCCTGCCCGCCACGACGCCACTTTGGCAGGTCGCATTGGGCATCATCTTTGGTGTGGTCATCGGCAAAGAGGTGTTTGGCGGAACCGGCAAAAACTTCCTGAACCCCGCGCTGACAGGCCGTGCCTTTCTTTACTTCGCCTATCCCGCGCAATTGTCCGGCGACAGCGTCTGGGTGCCCGTTGATGGCTTCACTGGGGCGACGGCGCTGGCTGTATCGGCCTCTGACGGGTTTCAGGCGCTGGCCGCGCGCGGCATGACCTGGTGGGACAGTTTCCTGGGCTTTGTGCCGGGGTCATTGGGCGAAACCTCAACCCTTGCGGCGCTTTTGGGGCTGGCGTTCCTGCTGGCCACGAAGATCGCCAATTACCGCATGGTCTTGGGCTGTCTGGGCGGCATGATCGGCTTTTCGCTGCTGCTGAACCTGATCGGATCAGATACGAACCCGATGTTCGCCATGCCGTGGTACTGGCATCTGGTGCTGGGCGGCTATGCCTTTGGTCTGGTCTTTATGGTGACCGAACCGGTGTCAGGCGCACATACGAATATGGGTCGCTACATCTATGGGGCACTGATTGGCGTCATGGTTGTGATGATCCGCGTGATTAACCCGGCCTTCCCCGAAGGTATGATGCTCGCGATCTTGTTTGGTAACGTGTTCGCGCCGCTGATTGACCATTTCGTCGTACAAGCCAACATTAAGCGGAGGGCAAAGCGACATGCCTGA
- the nqrM gene encoding (Na+)-NQR maturation NqrM, with amino-acid sequence MATFALTFTLLLLIMLGMSLGVIFMNKRIKGSCGGLNAIGDGDECLVCHKEIDPDSPLRERLECPRARKMLERAGLDEQG; translated from the coding sequence ATGGCAACTTTCGCACTGACCTTTACGCTTCTTCTGTTGATCATGCTGGGCATGTCGCTTGGCGTGATCTTCATGAATAAACGGATCAAGGGCAGCTGCGGGGGGCTGAATGCCATTGGTGACGGGGATGAGTGCCTTGTCTGCCACAAGGAAATCGACCCGGATTCGCCGCTTCGGGAACGTCTGGAATGCCCGCGCGCCCGCAAAATGCTTGAGCGGGCGGGCCTGGACGAACAGGGCTAG